In Cystobacter ferrugineus, the following are encoded in one genomic region:
- a CDS encoding lamin tail domain-containing protein — translation MRTPPRLPFRLSLLLTLLCPLLAGAQQFRFTTLDIGQGDAAVLVAPGGCVALFDGGPTGSGETIKAYLKQLGVTRIDMAFVSHMHADHMGGIDEVDEGTDAVPITAVYDHGGAYDSNTFRQYDTHFAGRRFTANRGDTFSLCGEVTLTVLASNGNGVPSDDENAKSVVVKVTYGAFDALVGGDLTATPDDIESTLLAEVGELELYKVHHHGSRYSSGNAFLDVTVPLVSFISVGRDNTYGHPTRECLDRLTAHHSDIWQTEDPATNQERGHIELRSQDGSIFVVEQGTRSVSYTSRGSTQEPGPDTERPTSPRSLAGSAAPDSIELSWIASLDNVRVAGYRVYRSVDGVTGYRLAGTTTTPGFVDLGLAPRNTYIYQVVAFDAAGNSSMPASITLRTPVPRVTLTSPDGGERWVRGSTRTLTWIAIGYTRVNLDFTADNGVTWTSIATDLDASTGSHAWKVPDSSTTWARVRIRDVGGKSSDVSTGPFSIIEPPPRVIFNEILANEPGAATSGEFVELVNTESTSVDISGWVILDATAARHVFPANTVLGAGKAIVVFSGTGGIPPGTPNAVAASTGTLSLNNGGDTVTLLTSTASSAVTVDTYTYSGTQASKDGVSINRDPDATSTGSFVFHTALSSLGASPGTRVDGSAF, via the coding sequence ATGCGCACTCCTCCGCGTCTCCCCTTCCGCCTCTCGCTGCTGCTCACCCTGCTGTGTCCGCTGCTCGCCGGGGCACAGCAGTTCCGGTTCACCACCCTGGACATCGGCCAGGGGGATGCAGCGGTGCTCGTCGCGCCGGGAGGCTGCGTGGCGCTGTTCGACGGAGGCCCCACCGGCTCGGGCGAGACCATCAAGGCCTACCTGAAGCAACTGGGGGTGACGCGCATCGACATGGCCTTCGTCTCGCACATGCATGCCGATCACATGGGCGGCATCGACGAGGTGGACGAGGGCACCGATGCCGTCCCCATCACCGCCGTGTACGACCATGGCGGCGCGTATGATTCCAACACCTTCAGACAGTATGACACCCACTTCGCGGGCCGCCGCTTCACGGCGAACCGGGGAGACACCTTCTCGCTCTGCGGAGAGGTGACGCTCACGGTGCTCGCGAGCAATGGCAATGGCGTGCCCAGCGATGACGAGAACGCCAAATCCGTGGTGGTGAAGGTGACCTACGGCGCGTTCGACGCACTGGTGGGCGGCGATCTCACCGCCACGCCCGACGATATCGAGTCCACCCTGCTCGCCGAGGTGGGAGAGCTCGAGCTGTACAAGGTGCATCACCACGGCTCGCGCTACTCGTCCGGCAACGCGTTCCTGGACGTGACCGTGCCCCTGGTGTCCTTCATCTCCGTGGGCCGGGACAACACCTATGGCCATCCCACGCGCGAGTGCCTGGATCGGCTGACGGCACACCACTCGGACATCTGGCAGACGGAGGATCCCGCCACCAATCAGGAGCGCGGCCACATCGAGCTGCGCTCGCAGGATGGCTCCATCTTCGTGGTGGAGCAGGGCACGCGAAGTGTCTCGTATACCTCTCGCGGCAGCACGCAGGAGCCAGGACCGGACACCGAACGCCCCACCTCGCCGCGGTCCCTGGCGGGCAGCGCCGCTCCTGATTCCATCGAGCTGAGCTGGATTGCCTCCCTGGACAACGTGAGGGTGGCCGGCTACCGGGTGTACCGGAGTGTGGATGGAGTCACCGGCTACCGGCTGGCCGGGACGACGACCACCCCCGGCTTCGTGGACCTGGGCCTCGCTCCGCGCAACACGTACATCTACCAGGTGGTGGCCTTCGATGCCGCGGGCAACTCGAGCATGCCCGCGTCCATCACGCTGCGCACCCCCGTGCCCCGCGTCACCCTCACCAGCCCCGACGGAGGCGAGCGCTGGGTCCGCGGCTCCACCCGCACCCTCACCTGGATCGCCATCGGCTACACCCGCGTGAACCTGGACTTCACCGCCGACAACGGCGTCACCTGGACGAGCATCGCCACCGACCTGGACGCCAGCACGGGAAGCCACGCCTGGAAGGTCCCCGACTCGTCCACGACGTGGGCACGCGTGCGCATCCGGGACGTGGGCGGGAAGAGCTCCGACGTGAGCACCGGTCCCTTCTCCATCATCGAGCCTCCCCCGCGCGTCATCTTCAATGAGATCCTCGCCAACGAGCCCGGCGCGGCCACCAGCGGAGAGTTCGTGGAGTTGGTGAACACGGAAAGCACCTCCGTGGACATCAGCGGCTGGGTGATCCTGGATGCCACCGCCGCGCGGCACGTCTTCCCCGCCAACACGGTGCTCGGCGCGGGCAAGGCCATCGTGGTGTTCAGCGGCACCGGCGGAATCCCCCCGGGCACGCCCAACGCGGTGGCCGCCTCCACGGGCACCCTCAGCCTCAACAATGGGGGCGATACGGTGACGCTGCTGACCTCCACCGCCTCGAGCGCGGTGACCGTCGACACGTACACCTATAGCGGGACCCAGGCCTCGAAGGATGGCGTGTCGATCAACCGCGACCCCGATGCGACGAGCACCGGGAGCTTCGTGTTCCACACGGCCC